The following proteins are encoded in a genomic region of Montipora foliosa isolate CH-2021 chromosome 10, ASM3666993v2, whole genome shotgun sequence:
- the LOC137972798 gene encoding uncharacterized protein, whose product MANALPTFPEFDVSETSTQAARWKKWLSRFETLLVAMNVTNKKRQRALLLHYAGEATNEIFDTLSNTTAGEGQDPFDKAVEALTNYFTPRQNREYETYVFRQAKKENNVSISAFHTRLRQLAITNEFADVDREIKTQIVQSCSSHKLRTNALENPSYTLTQLLDAGKAMELSKAQAANIEEKQSVHKLSSFGGNTACPAYQATCRACGKLSHFEAVCQSKGKRERRNAHQSTVNKVSENESTDDDEVYTFSLSTKTLKDQPLFKIKVHDTPVTIMADSGASINILDEKEYHKLPNRPSLEPSSVKIYGYQSKVPLRVLGKFSTTLESKTRKFNDRLYVVEGSGDSLISWKTSQELNLLQTVQQVTNLPSHPEAKAPADLLEEYDDLFHGLGKLKNYQIKLHIDEDIPPVAQPHRRVPFHNVIREALEGIDGGINISDDILVFGTTHSEHNQRLKAVFQRLREKGLSLKKSKREYTKDKLEFYGYVFPKDGISPDPKKVEDVVNLQTPSTASEPVTIYTDHKPLVSIYSNPSSKPPARVERWALRLQPHQITVKCLLRHPTKHAGETSRQQKVAEEYVSYLATTSTLKALKIQSIEEATQSDATLKAVAEAIAKGNWHHVVKHRCVDVEEFRLLERVKDELTVSASGNLILRTTRLLIPKSLHEHVVNLAHEGHQGLVKTKSLLREKVWFPNIDRLVEVRVKSCDACLVTTPECKREPLLMSPPPAAPWKEVSVDFAEIPNKEYLLLNTDDYSR is encoded by the exons ATGGCCAACGCGCTACCCACATTCCCCGAGTTCGATGTATCTGAAACAAGCACACAAGCTGCAAGATGGAAGAAATGGCTCTCCCGATTTGAAACCCTACTGGTCGCTATGAACgtcacaaacaagaaaagacaGCGAGCTCTGTTACTCCATTATGCCGGCGAAGCTACAAATGAGATTTTCGACACGTTGTCAAACACTACCGCAGGAGAAGGCCAAGATCCGTTCGACAAGGCAGTAGAAGCGCTCACAAATTATTTCACTCCCAGACAAAATCGTGAGTACGAAACTTATGTGTTCCGTCAGGCCAAGAAGGAAAACAATGTGAGTATTTCTGCGTTTCATACAAGGCTAAGACAGTTAGCAATTACCAATGAGTTTGCTGACGTGGATCGCGAGATCAAAACCCAGATAGTCCAAAGCTGTAGTTCTCACAAGCTGCGTACGAACGCCCTTGAAAATCCGTCGTACACTCTGACACAGCTTTTAGATGCTGGTAAGGCCATGGAGCTCTCGAAAGCACAGGCCGCTAACATTGAGGAGAAGCAATCTGTCCATAAATTGTCCTCATTCG GAGGAAATACCGCTTGCCCCGCTTATCAAGCCACCTGCCGAGCCTGTGGCAAGTtaagccattttgaagctgtttGCCAGTCCAAAGGCAAGAGAGAAAGAAGAAACGCACACCAGTCCACTGTAAACAAAGTGAGTGAGAACGAATcaactgatgatgatgaagtaTACACCTTCTCTCTCAGCACAAAGACCCTGAAGGACCAGCCTCTCTTCAAGATTAAGGTGCATGACACACCAGTTACGATTATGGCTGACTCTGGAGCAAGCATTAACATTCTGGATGAGAAAGAATATCACAAGCTACCAAACCGTCCCAGTCTTGAACCAAGCAGTGTGAAGATTTATGGTTACCAATCAAAGGTTCCCCTTCGTGTCCTCGGAAAATTCAGTACCACGCTAGAGTCAAAGACAAGAAAATTTAACGACAGGCTCTACGTTGTGGAGGGATCCGGTGACTCTTTGATAAGCTGGAAGACATCGCAAGAGCTCAATCTTCTTCAAACAGTTCAGCAAGTCACAAACCTACCGTCACACCCTGAAGCAAAAGCACCAGCGGATCTGTTGGAAGAGTATGACGACTTGTTTCATGGACTAGGAAAGCTTAAGAACTATCAGATAAAGTTACACATCGATGAAGACATACCGCCCGTTGCACAACCGCACAGAAGAGTCCCCTTCCAT AACGTGATTCGTGAGGCATTAGAGGGTATTGATGGCGGGATAAATATCAGTGACGACATACTAGTATTTGGAACGACGCACAGTGAACACAACCAGCGGCTGAAGGCAGTGTTTCAGCGGTTAAGAGAGAAAGGCCTGAGCCTCAAAAAGAGCAAGCGTGAATATACCAAAGACAAATTAGAATTCTATGGGTACGTCTTCCCAAAAGACGGGATATCGCCAGACCCGAAGAAAGTTGAGGACGTGGTCAATCTTCAGACACCATCGACAGCGTCAGAG CCTGTCACAATTTACACGGACCATAAGCCCTTGGTGTCTATCTATAGCAATCCGAGCTCTAAGCCTCCCGCAAGAGTCGAGAGATGGGCGTTAAGACTCCAGCCGCATCAGATCACAGTCAAGTGCCTATTGCGGCACCCAACCAAGCATGCAGGCGAGACAAGTCGACAGCAGAAAGTGGCCGAGGAGTACGTCAGCTACCTTGCAACCACTTCAACTCTCAAAGCCTTGAAGATACAGAGCATTGAGGAAGCCACTCAGAGCGACGCAACTCTGAAAGCTGTAGCAGAGGCTATCGCGAAAGGCAACTGGCACCACGTAGTCAAACATCGCTGTGTCGATGTCGAAGAGTTTCGCCTCCTAGAACGAGTAAAGGACGAACTGACCGTGAGTGCGTCTGGTAATCTAATTCTACGCACAACTCGTTTACTTATCCCGAAAAGTCTCCACGAACATGTGGTCAACCTTGCGCACGAAGGCCACCAAGGACTCGTAAAAACGAAGTCACTATTGCGCGAGAAAGTTTGGTTCCCAAACATCGACAGGCTGGTAGAAGTCAGGGTCAAATCGTGTGACGCATGTTTGGTTACTACTCCTGAGTGCAAGAGAGAACCTTTACTAATGTCGCCACCCCCAGCAGCGCCGTGGAAGGAAGTAAGTGTGGACTTTGCAGAGATCCCGAACAAGGAGTACCTCCTTCTGAATACTGACGATTACTCCAGGTAA